A portion of the Natronococcus sp. AD-5 genome contains these proteins:
- a CDS encoding DUF7109 family protein yields the protein MDATADELAGVVDLFGGLTRSELERALAEAAFRADGASVDEDALEEAIADALESFALVAYEPSGRNGDAGAAASAAGDGDETLLVAGPTAFPSVPDRAEDVPHILDVEPRRLERAALGETVRDEFANAADDAVAAGDAERIETLLDVSYDVEAWAPVELDDERARLEVALE from the coding sequence ATGGACGCGACCGCCGACGAACTCGCCGGCGTCGTCGACCTCTTCGGCGGCCTCACGCGATCGGAGCTCGAGCGGGCGCTCGCCGAGGCGGCCTTCCGCGCCGACGGGGCGTCCGTCGACGAGGACGCCCTCGAGGAAGCGATCGCCGACGCGCTCGAGTCGTTCGCGCTCGTCGCTTACGAGCCGTCGGGCCGGAACGGGGACGCGGGAGCGGCCGCGTCGGCAGCCGGCGACGGCGACGAGACGCTGCTGGTCGCCGGCCCGACCGCGTTTCCGTCGGTCCCGGACCGCGCGGAGGACGTCCCGCACATTCTCGACGTCGAGCCGCGGCGCCTCGAGCGCGCAGCCCTCGGCGAGACGGTTCGCGACGAGTTCGCGAACGCGGCCGACGACGCCGTCGCCGCCGGCGACGCCGAACGGATCGAGACGCTGCTCGACGTCAGCTACGACGTCGAGGCGTGGGCGCCGGTCGAACTGGACGACGAACGAGCGCGGCTGGAAGTCGCCCTCGAGTGA
- a CDS encoding NUDIX hydrolase, producing the protein MVGPRLNLEPIADHPPVGIDDQEHDAAVLAPVIEREEEDYLLFTRRADHLGKHPGQMSFPGGGAEPEDETILATALREANEEIGLEPAEAAIVGQLDDIRTITEYAVTPFVARVPDREYERDGDEVAEIVVLPLSGFLDPENYETERRTHPYYGDVVIHYFHVDGYTVWGATGRILVQLLELTTEFEAPERIDRSTP; encoded by the coding sequence ATGGTAGGGCCGAGACTGAATCTCGAACCGATCGCGGACCACCCGCCCGTCGGGATCGACGACCAGGAGCACGACGCGGCCGTCCTCGCGCCGGTCATCGAGCGCGAGGAGGAGGACTACCTGCTGTTTACTCGCCGGGCGGACCACCTCGGCAAGCACCCCGGTCAGATGAGCTTCCCGGGGGGCGGGGCCGAACCGGAAGACGAGACGATCCTCGCGACCGCGCTCCGGGAGGCAAACGAGGAGATCGGACTCGAGCCCGCGGAGGCGGCAATCGTCGGTCAGCTCGACGACATCCGGACGATCACCGAGTACGCCGTCACGCCGTTCGTCGCCCGGGTCCCCGACCGGGAGTACGAGCGCGACGGCGACGAGGTCGCCGAGATCGTCGTCCTGCCGCTGTCCGGATTTCTCGACCCGGAAAACTACGAGACCGAGCGTCGAACCCACCCCTACTACGGCGACGTCGTCATCCACTACTTCCACGTCGACGGCTACACCGTCTGGGGCGCGACCGGCCGCATCCTGGTCCAGTTGCTCGAGCTGACGACCGAGTTCGAGGCGCCGGAGCGCATCGATCGGTCGACGCCGTGA
- a CDS encoding DUF7388 family protein — MLTTSTVARAGLDAIALKPTECDVSAAASIPVETIAIDYEGREYLPDPAILESLSADADVLVTTPVRADGFDPLGDDSVLAELPADVSRVLVAGHPAYLTDDERARAVAPRLGKALERDPDAWVGTESVERIAMATGATQYDLLSRTTGRELRALRSAGFDGDLAIYAPTVLTDDDDDVLDAVGAYVARRRPVAAALPEGAPTDSRAAGRARDVLLEAVQDYALVGTEDEIREQTDVLREAGATTIVGYPARGLEAVLE, encoded by the coding sequence ATGTTAACCACGAGCACCGTCGCCCGCGCCGGACTGGATGCGATCGCCCTCAAACCCACCGAGTGTGACGTCTCGGCGGCCGCGTCGATCCCGGTCGAGACGATCGCGATCGACTACGAGGGTCGCGAGTACCTTCCCGACCCCGCGATCCTCGAGTCGCTCTCGGCCGACGCGGACGTGCTGGTCACGACCCCGGTCCGAGCCGACGGCTTCGACCCGCTGGGCGACGACTCCGTGCTCGCCGAGCTCCCCGCCGACGTCAGCCGGGTCCTGGTGGCTGGCCACCCCGCCTACCTCACCGACGACGAGCGGGCTCGAGCGGTCGCCCCGCGGTTGGGGAAGGCGCTCGAGCGCGATCCCGACGCCTGGGTCGGCACCGAGAGCGTCGAACGGATCGCCATGGCGACGGGAGCGACCCAGTACGACCTGCTCTCGCGAACGACCGGACGCGAACTGCGCGCGCTCCGATCGGCCGGGTTCGACGGCGACCTCGCCATTTACGCGCCGACCGTCCTCACCGACGACGACGACGACGTCCTCGACGCCGTCGGCGCCTACGTCGCACGCCGGCGTCCGGTCGCGGCGGCGCTGCCGGAGGGCGCACCGACCGATTCCCGCGCCGCCGGCCGCGCACGCGACGTCTTGCTCGAAGCGGTCCAGGACTACGCGCTCGTCGGTACCGAGGACGAGATCCGCGAGCAGACCGACGTCCTTCGCGAGGCCGGGGCGACGACGATCGTCGGCTATCCCGCGCGCGGTCTCGAGGCCGTGCTCGAGTAA
- a CDS encoding creatininase family protein gives MSLLAEYTTTTAADELEAAEVAVLPVGSTEQHGPALPLGMDHMAAEAFARTATDHDDAVVLPTLPVGVSEHHRQFDGTLYVSAETFERYVAETVSSLAEHGVRKAVVVNGHGGNSDALRRAARSLRRERTAFAPPWNWWDGVADLAADLFDEDGGHADAMESSLLWYVRDDLIRPAELEAAEAGASEGWGESVHGAALGFDTIDFSDSGAVGRPTQADPEKGERLFETGRDQLHALIDWLAERPLEACWPRDHA, from the coding sequence ATGTCACTGCTCGCCGAATACACGACGACGACGGCCGCCGACGAACTCGAGGCGGCCGAGGTCGCGGTGCTCCCGGTCGGGAGTACCGAACAGCACGGCCCCGCGCTGCCGCTGGGGATGGACCACATGGCCGCCGAGGCGTTCGCTCGTACCGCGACCGATCACGACGACGCGGTCGTTCTGCCGACGCTTCCGGTCGGCGTCAGCGAACACCACCGCCAGTTCGACGGCACGCTGTACGTCTCCGCGGAGACGTTCGAGCGATACGTCGCGGAGACGGTCTCGAGTCTCGCCGAACACGGCGTCCGGAAAGCCGTCGTGGTCAACGGCCACGGCGGGAACTCCGACGCCCTTCGTCGGGCCGCCAGGTCGCTGCGCCGGGAGCGGACGGCGTTCGCACCGCCATGGAACTGGTGGGACGGCGTCGCGGACCTCGCGGCCGACCTCTTCGACGAGGACGGCGGCCACGCCGACGCGATGGAGTCGAGTCTGCTGTGGTACGTCCGCGATGACCTTATTCGACCGGCGGAACTCGAGGCCGCCGAGGCCGGCGCGAGCGAGGGCTGGGGCGAGTCCGTCCACGGCGCCGCGCTCGGCTTCGACACGATCGACTTCTCCGACAGCGGTGCGGTCGGCCGACCGACGCAGGCCGACCCTGAGAAGGGCGAACGACTGTTCGAGACCGGCCGCGACCAGCTTCACGCGCTAATCGACTGGCTTGCGGAGCGCCCGCTCGAGGCCTGCTGGCCGCGTGATCACGCGTGA